The DNA window CAGCGATTGAGTCAGGCCAATACTGGCAACTATTTTCAAGCCAGTTTACGCATTCCAATTTGGCACATTTATTATTAAATGCCCTTGGTGTGGTGTTTATTTGGTCATTACATGGCGAATATACGAACGCTCAGCGTTACTTACTCAATATTGTTATGCTGTCTATTGCCACGGGTACTGCTATCTACCAGCTCTCTCCTTCCATACACTATTACACTGGCTTAAGTGGTGTTTTACACGGTGTGATTATTTGGGGAACTTTATACGATATTAAGTTAGGGCGAAAAGATGGTTGGTTATTATTAATTGGTGTCATCGGCAAACTTTCGTGGGAACAAATTCATGGGGCTAGTGACTCGATAGCATCGCTTATTGAATCAAGTGTTGCTACCGACGCCCATTTATTCGGTGCAATAGCCGGATTCGTCCTCTTTTTGTTGATTG is part of the Pseudoalteromonas xiamenensis genome and encodes:
- the rrtA gene encoding rhombosortase, with protein sequence MIYNLPVERQHLLGPGILLAVLAVIFFTPLNGVFEFDRTAIESGQYWQLFSSQFTHSNLAHLLLNALGVVFIWSLHGEYTNAQRYLLNIVMLSIATGTAIYQLSPSIHYYTGLSGVLHGVIIWGTLYDIKLGRKDGWLLLIGVIGKLSWEQIHGASDSIASLIESSVATDAHLFGAIAGFVLFLLIDLRKKPT